A stretch of Bradyrhizobium sp. CCBAU 53338 DNA encodes these proteins:
- a CDS encoding serine O-acetyltransferase gives MSTWRRDLSRNAGRKGWLGGAIALVTSPGFCVVIRARLAMSLNRGGKIARVLSRLVWRGTVTSYGCYIAVTARLGSGLCLPHPIGVVIGEGSVIGNDVTIYQGVTLGRISQDVAAYPTIEDGAVIYTGATVLGGIRIGRNAVVAAHSVVLIDVPDHACAAGAPARIVGADNSTAKAG, from the coding sequence ATGAGCACTTGGAGGCGAGATCTCTCGCGAAATGCCGGGCGCAAGGGTTGGCTGGGAGGGGCGATCGCGCTCGTCACATCGCCTGGTTTCTGCGTCGTCATCCGCGCGCGGCTCGCGATGTCGCTGAATCGCGGCGGCAAGATCGCCAGAGTTTTGTCACGGCTTGTTTGGCGAGGGACGGTCACGTCGTATGGATGTTACATTGCAGTCACGGCCCGGCTGGGTTCCGGGCTATGTCTGCCGCATCCGATTGGCGTCGTCATAGGTGAGGGGAGCGTGATCGGGAACGATGTGACGATCTATCAGGGCGTGACGCTTGGCCGCATTTCGCAGGACGTCGCGGCATACCCTACGATCGAAGACGGAGCGGTGATCTATACTGGCGCAACGGTGCTGGGTGGGATCAGGATTGGACGTAATGCCGTCGTTGCGGCCCATTCCGTCGTTCTTATCGATGTTCCCGATCATGCGTGCGCGGCGGGAGCTCCCGCGCGGATCGTCGGAGCGGACAATTCAACGGCCAAGGCCGGTTGA
- a CDS encoding RHS repeat protein translates to MATSSTSSTILSAQAFVASIAVNAHSAYSSSSAYASYGNSSLILDDLHYLGVTTIRDALPTDPNATPVVNALAAAGVKFDFVVSSDLPASGAAGIAQFIASLDGFVAKYPNSIVAIEGLNEANIQAFSYHGSSSMAAAAQFQKDLYTAIKADAHLGGVSVYNLTLGLNDSAAYAKLGDLSKYSDYSTSHAYVATSTPENYGIQYGVNVAASSSPGNPSVITETGYTTLASYTGLGVDQLVQAKSILNSLVDAFRDGVSKTYLYELLDHGSSSDPEGHFGLFNADGTPKLAAVAVHNLTTILADDGSGDRTPTAPLAYTIDNLPTSGNSMVLAKSNGAYELVVWAEPQLWNDSKDAEISNPTTQAKVHLGSVHKTVTVYDPLNTSKPIATYTNVQDFTLPISDHPLIIEIDAPTASTTTPVGATDVVATSAAVVADLSDLNAAGTVKSITLTDSHVLTVSSKATMDYMISHYAGVLSTIKGGYSFAVTTSASTWSLTENYDSTGKLTSTDQTAYQNGLTAYDLVTFADGTTAASNFANGVKTQTTVTHPDGSKDVTVYGITGKSYVTMVTYSNASGAVVEKTYIGADGSTVDDRFNSSGTLVSETSTSADGSSSTTLFTNGVKTAAFVTNSDHSNDNSFFNIKGQSYASEVQHVDATGSVSSVIRNYADGTLAYTETHNSDGTIVSADYDAKGVKVAQAVTHTDGTKDIYALNIQQKSYASEHSHFDAAGNLTLFERFHADGSYAEKSTMLGGISMTDTYDAKGTLVSELVAGADGSTSTSLFSGGVKTKMYVAYADHSQDNYAYNVTGQAYVNIVQHVSAAGQLTSVMRTHADGSPEYTQVLGADGTKTSTQYDAHGTKLAQTITHSDGSTISDSFNAAGQLTQDVVRNADGSSSTSLFVDGVKTKMYVLNADHSQDNYAYGVVGQSYVDIVQHADAAGTLTSATRTHADGTLDYTFATASDGTTTATYYDAKGVIGSEVVTQTTGARDVFTFLSSGVQDKAYSAAGVLQKTDLLKTDGTHVETANVAGVTLRGGTGNDVFTSAGSTTFVFDRGNDQIQNFHSGATADHDVIEISRSLAADYSHLSITQAGADALVHPDDAGSILLSHVNAAQLTHDNFLFV, encoded by the coding sequence ATGGCAACGTCCAGCACCTCCTCCACAATTCTCTCGGCTCAGGCCTTTGTCGCCTCGATCGCCGTCAACGCTCACTCGGCCTATTCGAGCTCATCCGCCTACGCTTCTTACGGCAACTCGAGCTTGATCCTCGACGACTTGCATTATCTCGGCGTCACCACGATCCGTGACGCGCTCCCTACGGATCCGAACGCAACCCCCGTGGTCAACGCTCTCGCCGCCGCCGGCGTGAAGTTCGACTTCGTAGTCTCGTCCGATCTGCCGGCGTCCGGCGCAGCCGGAATTGCGCAATTCATCGCATCGCTAGACGGCTTCGTCGCGAAGTATCCGAACAGCATCGTGGCAATCGAGGGGCTCAACGAAGCAAACATCCAGGCCTTCAGCTACCACGGCAGTTCGTCGATGGCCGCTGCAGCCCAGTTTCAGAAGGACCTCTACACCGCGATCAAGGCCGACGCACATCTCGGCGGTGTCTCCGTTTACAATCTGACCCTGGGCCTGAACGACTCGGCCGCCTACGCCAAGCTCGGCGACCTCTCCAAATACTCCGACTATTCGACGTCCCACGCCTATGTCGCAACGTCGACACCCGAGAACTACGGCATTCAGTATGGCGTCAACGTTGCCGCCAGCAGCTCGCCCGGTAACCCCTCCGTCATCACCGAGACCGGCTACACGACGCTTGCGAGCTACACCGGCCTCGGCGTTGACCAGCTCGTGCAAGCCAAGTCGATCCTGAATTCCCTGGTCGATGCCTTCAGGGACGGCGTCAGCAAGACCTACCTGTACGAGTTGCTCGACCACGGCAGCAGTTCCGACCCGGAGGGACATTTCGGCCTGTTCAACGCCGACGGCACCCCGAAGCTGGCGGCGGTGGCGGTTCACAATCTCACGACCATTCTCGCCGACGACGGGAGCGGCGACCGCACGCCGACGGCGCCGCTCGCCTACACGATCGACAACCTGCCGACGAGCGGCAACAGCATGGTCCTCGCCAAGAGCAACGGCGCGTACGAGCTTGTCGTCTGGGCCGAGCCGCAACTCTGGAACGATTCAAAGGACGCGGAAATCTCCAATCCGACGACGCAGGCGAAGGTCCACCTCGGCAGCGTGCACAAGACTGTCACGGTCTACGATCCGCTGAACACCAGCAAGCCAATCGCGACCTACACCAACGTCCAGGATTTTACGCTTCCCATCAGCGACCACCCGCTCATCATCGAGATCGACGCGCCGACTGCATCGACAACCACGCCGGTCGGCGCAACCGACGTTGTCGCCACCTCGGCGGCGGTCGTGGCCGATCTGTCGGACCTCAATGCGGCCGGAACCGTAAAGTCCATCACGCTGACCGACAGCCACGTCCTGACTGTATCGTCGAAGGCGACGATGGATTACATGATCTCGCACTACGCGGGCGTGCTGTCCACGATCAAGGGCGGATATTCGTTCGCCGTGACGACCTCGGCCTCCACCTGGAGCCTCACCGAAAACTACGACTCGACCGGCAAGCTCACATCGACCGACCAGACAGCCTACCAGAATGGCCTGACCGCGTACGATCTCGTCACCTTTGCCGACGGCACGACCGCAGCCTCGAACTTTGCCAACGGCGTCAAGACGCAGACCACGGTCACGCACCCCGATGGATCCAAGGACGTCACCGTTTACGGGATCACCGGGAAATCCTACGTAACGATGGTCACGTACAGCAACGCATCCGGGGCCGTCGTCGAGAAGACGTATATCGGCGCCGATGGAAGCACGGTCGACGATCGCTTCAATTCTTCCGGTACGCTCGTCTCGGAGACCAGCACCAGCGCGGACGGCTCCTCGAGCACGACGCTGTTCACCAACGGCGTGAAGACGGCGGCCTTCGTCACCAACTCCGATCACAGCAATGACAACTCCTTCTTCAACATCAAGGGCCAGAGCTACGCCTCGGAAGTCCAGCACGTGGATGCAACCGGATCGGTGTCGTCGGTCATCCGCAACTATGCCGACGGAACGCTGGCCTACACCGAGACCCACAACTCGGACGGCACCATCGTCTCGGCAGACTACGACGCGAAAGGCGTGAAGGTCGCGCAGGCAGTGACGCACACCGACGGAACGAAGGACATCTATGCGCTGAATATCCAGCAGAAGTCCTACGCATCCGAACACAGCCATTTCGACGCTGCGGGCAACCTGACGCTGTTCGAACGCTTTCACGCGGATGGAAGTTACGCCGAAAAGTCCACGATGCTGGGCGGCATCAGCATGACCGACACCTATGACGCGAAGGGCACGCTCGTCAGCGAACTGGTCGCTGGCGCCGATGGCTCAACGTCGACGTCGCTGTTCTCCGGCGGCGTCAAGACGAAGATGTATGTCGCCTATGCCGACCACAGCCAGGATAATTACGCCTACAACGTGACCGGCCAGGCCTACGTCAACATCGTGCAACACGTCAGTGCCGCAGGCCAGCTGACCTCCGTCATGCGTACGCATGCCGACGGCTCCCCGGAATACACCCAGGTCCTCGGTGCGGACGGAACCAAGACCAGCACTCAATATGACGCGCATGGGACGAAGCTCGCTCAGACGATCACCCATTCCGACGGCTCGACGATCAGCGACTCGTTCAACGCCGCCGGTCAGCTCACGCAGGACGTCGTCAGGAACGCCGACGGCTCCTCTTCGACGTCCCTGTTCGTGGACGGCGTGAAAACGAAAATGTACGTCCTGAACGCGGATCACAGTCAGGACAACTATGCTTACGGCGTCGTCGGACAATCATACGTCGATATCGTCCAGCACGCGGACGCTGCAGGAACACTCACGTCGGCTACGCGCACCCATGCCGACGGTACGCTCGACTACACGTTTGCGACCGCCTCCGACGGCACCACGACCGCGACATACTATGACGCCAAAGGCGTCATCGGATCCGAGGTCGTTACGCAGACCACCGGAGCCAGGGACGTCTTCACTTTCCTGTCGAGCGGCGTACAGGACAAGGCCTACTCCGCGGCTGGCGTGCTGCAGAAGACGGACCTGCTCAAGACCGACGGCACGCATGTGGAGACCGCAAACGTCGCCGGCGTGACACTTCGGGGCGGGACCGGAAACGACGTGTTTACGTCGGCCGGTTCGACCACCTTCGTGTTTGACCGCGGCAACGACCAGATCCAGAACTTTCACTCGGGAGCGACGGCGGATCACGATGTCATCGAGATTTCCCGGTCGCTGGCTGCAGACTACAGCCATCTGAGCATCACCCAGGCTGGAGCCGACGCGCTGGTTCATCCGGACGACGCTGGATCGATCCTGCTCTCGCACGTCAATGCAGCTCAGCTGACGCACGACAACTTCCTGTTCGTGTGA
- a CDS encoding glycosyltransferase family 4 protein, with the protein MTHEFSGLRIVHVAETVRGGIATYFNELHSLQCQTFGQENVHYLVPSDHRDDLIGISDANIVPFDRSGRNLTSLMRLALETMQQVRATRPDIVHVHSTLAGIIVRIMLMLVRKRPAVVYCPHGWAFSRDTSWLSNYVAKLAEWSLAKVTDRIICISRNEFAAAREAGIPEEKLNLVLSGMRNERLSADPRTLNWNTPKLKVLFIGRLDRQKGYDFLIEAAEELDSTIDVRMIGSAVVSEEGDHTLPPNVTLLGWLARTSIEAQLNLADIVVIPSRWEAFGFVAIEAMRAHKPILAFRAGALPEIVENGTTGLICDPVGPQALVMGLKEAARIDLPALGEAGYQRFISMFSVNRTHEQLLKVYANVLRLTSKRLPKLAL; encoded by the coding sequence ATGACGCATGAATTCTCGGGGCTGAGAATAGTCCATGTTGCCGAAACGGTTCGTGGTGGAATCGCGACCTATTTCAACGAACTGCACTCCCTTCAATGCCAGACCTTCGGCCAGGAGAACGTGCATTATCTCGTTCCATCGGATCATAGGGACGATCTGATCGGAATCTCCGACGCGAACATCGTCCCTTTCGATCGCTCGGGCCGCAACTTGACCAGCCTGATGCGGCTCGCTCTGGAGACGATGCAACAAGTCCGCGCCACTCGACCGGACATCGTGCACGTTCATTCCACGCTTGCTGGCATAATCGTGCGCATCATGTTGATGCTCGTCCGGAAACGGCCCGCGGTGGTCTACTGTCCTCACGGCTGGGCCTTCTCGCGCGACACGTCTTGGTTGAGCAATTATGTCGCAAAGCTGGCGGAATGGTCGCTCGCCAAAGTCACAGACCGGATCATTTGCATATCGAGGAACGAATTCGCCGCCGCGCGCGAGGCCGGCATCCCGGAGGAGAAACTCAATCTCGTTCTCAGCGGCATGCGCAATGAGCGCCTGAGTGCCGATCCCAGGACACTTAACTGGAACACGCCGAAGCTGAAGGTGCTTTTCATCGGGCGCCTCGATCGCCAGAAGGGCTATGACTTCCTCATCGAGGCCGCCGAGGAACTCGATAGCACGATCGACGTCCGAATGATCGGATCGGCAGTCGTCAGCGAGGAAGGCGATCACACCCTGCCTCCAAACGTTACACTGCTCGGCTGGCTTGCACGCACGAGCATCGAGGCGCAGCTCAACCTGGCGGACATTGTCGTCATTCCGTCACGTTGGGAGGCATTCGGCTTTGTCGCGATCGAAGCGATGCGGGCGCACAAGCCAATTTTGGCATTTCGCGCAGGAGCCCTGCCTGAAATCGTCGAGAACGGAACCACGGGATTGATTTGCGATCCCGTTGGGCCCCAGGCCCTCGTGATGGGATTGAAAGAAGCTGCGCGAATTGATCTGCCGGCGCTTGGAGAGGCCGGCTATCAGCGTTTCATTTCCATGTTCAGCGTCAATCGAACGCATGAACAGCTGCTCAAGGTTTATGCAAACGTGCTGAGGTTAACCTCGAAACGACTGCCAAAATTGGCGCTCT